From the Malaclemys terrapin pileata isolate rMalTer1 chromosome 13, rMalTer1.hap1, whole genome shotgun sequence genome, one window contains:
- the LOC128848072 gene encoding olfactory receptor 1009-like isoform X1, protein MPMKNQTTLTEFILLGLSSDPQLQIFLFLVFLVIYLITVAGNIVIMVVIRADSHLHTPMYFFLFHLSFVDICYSSVTVPNMLKNFLAAHKTISVNGCIAQMFFILLSGGAEILILSAMAYDRYAAICDPLRYMERMSKGICVQLVSGAWAISLVHALLNTVFTFKLHFCGPNQISHFSCELPPLLQLSCTDTLTNQVVLFTSVVIFASSSFLLTLISYIHIISTILRIRCAEGRRKAFSTCSSHLIVVGLFYLTGFLQYTKPSSVSSVVLDEIFSIEYCILTPMLNPMIYSLKNKEVKTAVGKMLRKFKLLK, encoded by the coding sequence ATGccaatgaaaaatcaaaccacACTGACTGAATTTATTCTCCTGGGACTTTCCAGTGACCCACAGTTGCAGATTTTCCTCTTCCTGGTGTTTTTAGTTATTTACCTAATTACTGTGGCTGGTAACATAGTGATCATGGTGGTGATAAGGGCTGATTCTCACCTTCACACTCCTATGTACTTCTTCCTCTTCCATTTATCCTTTGTTGATATCTGCTATTCCTCAGTCACAGTGCCTAACATGCTGAAGAACTTCCTAGCAGCACACAAAACTATTTCTGTCAACGGCTGCATTGCTCAGAtgttcttcatcctcctctcagGTGGTGCTGAAATTCTCATTCTCTCAGCCATGGCTTATGACCGCTACGCTGCCATCTGTGACCCATTGCGTTACATGGAGAGAATGAGCAAAGGGATCTGTGTTCAGCTGGTGAGTGGTGCATGGGCAATAAGTTTAGTCCATGCCCTGCTTAACACTGTTTTTACCTTCAAGTTGCATTTCTGTGGGCCCAATCAAATCAGCCATTTCAGCTGTGAGCTCCCTCCTCTGTTACAATTGTCCTGCACTGACACCCTCACCAATCAAGTGGTGCTTTTTACTTCTGTTGTGATATTTGCATCAagctccttcctcctcaccctAATCTCCTACATTCACATTatctccaccatcctgagaatACGCTGTGCAGAGGGCAGgcgtaaagccttctccacctgcagctcccacctgatTGTGGTTGGCTTATTCTATCTGACAGGTTTTCTCCAGTACACAAAGCCCAGCTCGGTCTCCTCTGTGGTGCTGGATGAAATATTCTCCATTGAGTACTGCATTTTGACTCCCATGTTAAATCCTATGATCTACAGCCTGAAAAACAAGGAGGTGAAAACAGCTGTAGGGAAAATGTTAAGGAAATTCAAACTTCTCAAGTAg
- the LOC128848072 gene encoding olfactory receptor 1009-like isoform X2, translating into MPMKNQTTLTEFILLGLSSDPQLQIFLFLVFLVIYLITVAGNIVIMVVIRADSHLHTPMYFFLFHLSFVDICYSSVTVPNMLKNFLAAHKTISVNGCIAQMFFILLSGGAEILILSAMAYDRYAAICDPLRYMERMSKGICVQLVSGAWAISLVHALLNTVFTFKLHFCGPNQISHFSCELPPLLQLSCTDTLTNQVVLFTSVVIFASSSFLLTLISYIHIISTILRIRCAEGRRKAFSTCSSHLIVVGLFYLTGFLQYTKPSSVSSVVLDEIFSIEYCILTPMLNPMIYSLKNKEVKTAVGKILGRC; encoded by the exons ATGccaatgaaaaatcaaaccacACTGACTGAATTTATTCTCCTGGGACTTTCCAGTGACCCACAGTTGCAGATTTTCCTCTTCCTGGTGTTTTTAGTTATTTACCTAATTACTGTGGCTGGTAACATAGTGATCATGGTGGTGATAAGGGCTGATTCTCACCTTCACACTCCTATGTACTTCTTCCTCTTCCATTTATCCTTTGTTGATATCTGCTATTCCTCAGTCACAGTGCCTAACATGCTGAAGAACTTCCTAGCAGCACACAAAACTATTTCTGTCAACGGCTGCATTGCTCAGAtgttcttcatcctcctctcagGTGGTGCTGAAATTCTCATTCTCTCAGCCATGGCTTATGACCGCTACGCTGCCATCTGTGACCCATTGCGTTACATGGAGAGAATGAGCAAAGGGATCTGTGTTCAGCTGGTGAGTGGTGCATGGGCAATAAGTTTAGTCCATGCCCTGCTTAACACTGTTTTTACCTTCAAGTTGCATTTCTGTGGGCCCAATCAAATCAGCCATTTCAGCTGTGAGCTCCCTCCTCTGTTACAATTGTCCTGCACTGACACCCTCACCAATCAAGTGGTGCTTTTTACTTCTGTTGTGATATTTGCATCAagctccttcctcctcaccctAATCTCCTACATTCACATTatctccaccatcctgagaatACGCTGTGCAGAGGGCAGgcgtaaagccttctccacctgcagctcccacctgatTGTGGTTGGCTTATTCTATCTGACAGGTTTTCTCCAGTACACAAAGCCCAGCTCGGTCTCCTCTGTGGTGCTGGATGAAATATTCTCCATTGAGTACTGCATTTTGACTCCCATGTTAAATCCTATGATCTACAGCCTGAAAAACAAGGAGGTGAAAACAGCTGTAGGGAAAAT ATTAGGTAGATGCTGA